A single Chryseobacterium shigense DNA region contains:
- a CDS encoding oxygenase MpaB family protein, with protein sequence MDKLTIQPRFKDSSHFKDFWEKGNGKQLIDFSGAEVSFKDFDQFSPFFYHTDEAGDEVVKDVYLVKKFNEASREIEGYIRNGISEADHVPESVKKLFTQTQKVPEWLDYSLLKSGAELCMRSNLDSLISLRDYCLMGGYDYAYLNKPLTATEALKKGAVKRLSETLDFWVNATRYDALELHAKGYEFAIKTRLIHSYARLSIKKYYKEWDTENWGEPINSWDMMATYIGFSLVFLHSLQKLGNDFSIEEEKGIFHLWKYVGYLLGIPEQLLPDNKKQATEYFYLWTSVQPSSDKDSILLAHSLLNESLENPILKFKFERKNLRYLHICCTWFLLDDEVCKRLQIPDVPARNLFPKTKILANKLYDKFVSRAARIKKGNKDQMKVLEDYLRITKDSNFH encoded by the coding sequence ATGGACAAACTGACTATACAACCCCGCTTTAAAGACTCTTCCCACTTCAAAGATTTCTGGGAAAAAGGCAATGGAAAACAGCTTATTGATTTTTCCGGAGCCGAAGTAAGCTTTAAAGATTTTGATCAATTCTCCCCCTTCTTTTATCATACAGATGAGGCTGGTGATGAAGTGGTAAAAGATGTTTACCTCGTTAAAAAATTCAACGAAGCTTCCAGGGAAATTGAAGGTTATATACGAAACGGAATTTCGGAAGCCGACCATGTTCCTGAAAGTGTAAAAAAACTTTTCACCCAGACCCAGAAAGTTCCGGAATGGCTTGATTACAGCCTGTTAAAAAGCGGTGCAGAACTCTGCATGCGAAGCAATCTGGATTCCCTCATTTCTCTGAGAGATTATTGTCTGATGGGAGGCTATGATTATGCTTACCTAAACAAACCTCTCACAGCCACAGAAGCGCTGAAAAAAGGCGCCGTAAAGCGTCTCTCGGAAACATTGGATTTTTGGGTGAATGCTACCCGTTATGATGCCCTGGAACTGCATGCAAAAGGCTATGAATTTGCCATAAAAACCCGCCTGATTCATTCTTACGCAAGACTTTCCATAAAGAAATATTACAAAGAATGGGATACGGAAAACTGGGGAGAACCCATCAATTCATGGGATATGATGGCCACTTACATCGGTTTCAGCCTTGTTTTTCTTCACAGTCTTCAAAAATTAGGAAATGATTTTTCCATTGAAGAAGAGAAAGGAATTTTTCATCTGTGGAAGTATGTAGGATATTTGCTGGGAATTCCCGAACAGCTTCTTCCTGACAATAAAAAACAGGCAACGGAATATTTTTACCTATGGACTTCCGTGCAGCCGTCTTCAGATAAAGATTCTATCCTTCTGGCTCATTCCCTGTTGAATGAATCCTTGGAAAACCCAATATTGAAATTCAAATTCGAAAGAAAAAATCTGAGATATCTTCATATCTGCTGTACATGGTTTCTTTTGGATGATGAGGTGTGTAAAAGACTGCAAATTCCTGATGTTCCTGCCAGAAATCTGTTTCCGAAAACAAAGATTCTCGCTAATAAATTGTATGACAAATTCGTAAGCCGGGCAGCCAGAATAAAAAAAGGAAACAAAGACCAGATGAAAGTGCTGGAAGATTACCTGAGAATTACAAAAGATTCGAATTTTCATTAG
- the recA gene encoding recombinase RecA: MSNIDDKKKALALVLDKLDKTYGKGTVMTLGDDSVDNTIEVIPSGSLGLDIALGVGGYPRGRIIEIYGPESSGKTTLTLHAIAEAQKAGGIAAFIDAEHAFDRTYAAKLGIDLENLIISQPDNGEQALEIADNLIRSGAIDIVVIDSVAALTPKAEIEGEMGDSKMGLHARLMSQALRKLTATISRTKCTVIFINQLREKIGVMFGNPETTTGGNALKFYASVRLDIRKASAPIKNGDEAIGSRVKVKIVKNKVAPPFKQAEFDIMYGEGVSKVGEILDTAVDKGIVKKSGSWFSYEETKLGQGRDAVKDVLRDNPELAEELENKIKEELKNNK; this comes from the coding sequence ATGAGTAACATTGATGATAAGAAAAAAGCACTGGCTCTGGTGCTTGACAAGCTAGATAAAACATACGGAAAAGGAACTGTAATGACATTGGGAGATGACTCCGTAGATAATACGATAGAGGTAATTCCTTCCGGATCTTTGGGACTTGACATCGCATTAGGCGTTGGCGGTTATCCAAGAGGAAGAATTATTGAAATATACGGTCCTGAATCTTCAGGTAAGACAACATTAACCCTTCACGCTATTGCTGAAGCTCAGAAAGCAGGTGGTATTGCAGCATTCATTGATGCGGAGCACGCTTTCGACAGAACTTATGCTGCAAAACTGGGAATTGATCTAGAAAACCTTATCATTTCACAGCCGGACAACGGTGAGCAGGCTTTGGAAATTGCCGATAACCTGATCCGTTCAGGGGCTATTGATATTGTCGTTATTGACTCGGTAGCAGCTCTTACTCCAAAAGCGGAAATTGAAGGTGAAATGGGAGATTCCAAAATGGGTCTTCACGCAAGATTGATGTCCCAGGCATTAAGAAAGCTTACGGCAACCATTTCAAGAACAAAATGTACGGTAATCTTCATCAACCAGTTGAGAGAGAAAATCGGTGTAATGTTCGGAAACCCTGAGACCACTACCGGTGGTAATGCCCTGAAATTCTACGCTTCTGTAAGACTGGATATCAGAAAAGCAAGCGCACCTATTAAAAACGGTGATGAAGCGATCGGAAGCCGCGTGAAAGTGAAAATCGTGAAAAACAAAGTAGCACCTCCATTCAAGCAGGCAGAATTCGATATTATGTATGGTGAAGGAGTTTCCAAAGTAGGTGAAATTCTTGATACTGCCGTTGATAAGGGAATTGTGAAGAAAAGCGGTTCTTGGTTCAGCTATGAAGAAACGAAACTAGGCCAGGGACGTGACGCGGTAAAGGATGTTTTAAGAGACAATCCTGAACTTGCTGAAGAACTGGAAAACAAGATCAAGGAAGAATTGAAAAACAATAAATAA
- a CDS encoding DUF4846 domain-containing protein encodes MKKIIPVLIIVLTASACSNDKAISGSNTQIPEAFTQQNSVQINKDKNTIRERFSAPEGYIWIDEQPDSFGYFIENFKLKPYGSPILKYDGTPIATQDLHETVFDIDTGNKDLQQCADAAIRLRAEYLYKAKRFDEIKFHFTSGDLVSWNDYKSGIRAFVNGNSVSFRKTAGFDDSYQNFRKYLDLIFNYAGTISLNKETKAVTKTSDLKTGDILITPGSPGHIVFISGVCKNKNGEKLFLLSEGFTPAQSIHTLSNPFDKNISPWYNLDANSSETKTARYFFKPTNFRSF; translated from the coding sequence ATGAAAAAAATTATTCCCGTTCTGATTATTGTATTGACAGCTTCAGCATGCAGCAATGACAAAGCCATATCCGGAAGCAATACCCAAATTCCAGAAGCTTTTACCCAGCAAAATTCTGTACAGATCAATAAAGATAAAAATACAATCAGAGAGAGATTTTCTGCGCCTGAAGGTTATATATGGATTGATGAACAACCGGATTCTTTCGGATACTTTATTGAAAATTTCAAACTGAAGCCTTATGGCAGCCCGATCCTGAAATATGACGGAACTCCTATTGCAACACAGGATCTTCATGAAACCGTTTTTGATATTGATACGGGCAATAAAGATCTGCAGCAATGTGCTGATGCCGCAATCCGGCTGAGGGCTGAATATTTATATAAGGCCAAAAGGTTTGATGAAATCAAATTTCATTTTACGAGCGGTGATCTCGTTTCATGGAATGATTATAAAAGCGGTATCCGTGCTTTCGTGAATGGAAATTCCGTGAGCTTCAGAAAAACAGCCGGTTTTGATGATTCTTACCAGAATTTCAGGAAATACCTGGACCTGATCTTCAATTACGCAGGAACCATATCATTAAATAAAGAAACAAAAGCCGTTACAAAAACTTCAGACCTGAAAACAGGTGATATCCTGATTACACCGGGAAGTCCGGGCCATATTGTTTTTATTTCCGGAGTATGTAAGAATAAAAATGGCGAAAAGTTATTTTTATTAAGCGAAGGATTCACTCCTGCTCAATCTATTCATACACTTTCCAATCCTTTTGATAAAAATATTTCGCCATGGTACAATCTTGATGCAAATTCTTCAGAAACAAAAACCGCGCGGTATTTTTTTAAACCTACAAATTTCAGAAGCTTTTAA
- the pfkA gene encoding 6-phosphofructokinase produces MKESAVKKIAVLTSGGDSPGMNAALRAVVRTANYYNIECYGVREGYNGLINDDFLKMGPRSVKNIINQGGTILKSARSAEFRTPEGRQKAYDNCVKHGVDALVCIGGDGTFTGAKIFNEEFGIRVIGVPGTIDNDIFGTDNTIGYDTALNTAMEAIDKIRDTATSHNRVFFVEVMGRDAGFIALNSGLATGALDILIPERKDSMSDLFSTFRKAEKTGKASSIVVVAEGEKLGNIYELAKQTKEEFPDYDIRVTILGHIQRGGSPSCADRVLASRLGYGAVVGLMEGKTNVMAGMRSNDLVYTSIEEAIKKHNEINKDLLLISEILAI; encoded by the coding sequence ATGAAAGAAAGTGCTGTAAAAAAAATTGCAGTTCTTACTTCCGGAGGCGACTCTCCGGGTATGAATGCAGCATTAAGGGCGGTAGTAAGAACCGCAAATTATTATAATATTGAATGTTACGGTGTAAGGGAAGGCTATAACGGACTCATCAATGATGATTTCCTGAAAATGGGCCCCCGTTCCGTAAAAAATATAATCAACCAGGGCGGAACCATTCTTAAATCTGCCAGATCAGCGGAATTCAGAACTCCGGAAGGACGTCAGAAAGCTTATGACAACTGTGTGAAACATGGTGTGGATGCATTGGTGTGCATTGGAGGCGACGGTACCTTTACAGGGGCCAAGATTTTCAATGAAGAATTCGGGATCAGAGTGATTGGTGTACCGGGAACTATTGACAATGATATTTTCGGAACAGATAATACAATAGGTTACGATACTGCTTTAAACACAGCCATGGAAGCTATTGACAAGATCCGTGATACGGCAACTTCCCACAACAGGGTTTTCTTTGTGGAAGTAATGGGCCGTGATGCAGGTTTCATTGCTTTAAACAGCGGTTTGGCGACAGGTGCTCTGGATATTTTGATTCCGGAAAGAAAAGACAGCATGTCTGACTTATTTTCCACCTTCAGAAAAGCCGAAAAAACAGGAAAGGCATCAAGCATCGTTGTAGTGGCTGAAGGTGAAAAGCTTGGAAATATCTATGAGCTTGCCAAGCAGACGAAAGAGGAATTCCCCGATTATGATATCCGTGTAACTATTTTAGGACATATCCAGAGAGGAGGCTCTCCAAGCTGTGCAGACAGAGTTCTTGCGAGCAGACTGGGTTATGGAGCCGTGGTAGGATTAATGGAAGGAAAAACAAATGTAATGGCCGGAATGCGTTCCAACGATCTGGTATATACCTCAATTGAAGAAGCCATTAAAAAACATAATGAAATCAATAAAGATCTTTTACTGATTTCCGAAATCTTAGCAATCTAA
- a CDS encoding response regulator transcription factor: MESSEKKHPLIEIWNTYPGIRRDRKILDKPPIERIISEIFAIGEFYYYALNLTNSTLSHHHENILKLHGLSYYPENLKDVIDLTHPDDIEFVIQAEKVLVNKITEIGLEHQLYIKGSYCFRMKTAEGNYELFHHQSVITMEDETGIPIQAINIHTNIHHITKENPYTVLVSGIGPRNDFHQVKLDCFSKPENFSEHLTKREMEILALITKGYSAPEIAQALILSEHTVRTHRKNILRKTDSRNSKELVKKAFERGLI, from the coding sequence ATGGAAAGTTCGGAAAAAAAACATCCGCTTATTGAAATCTGGAATACTTATCCAGGTATCAGAAGAGACAGAAAAATTCTGGATAAACCACCCATAGAACGTATCATCAGTGAAATATTTGCTATTGGTGAATTTTATTATTATGCCCTGAATCTTACCAACAGTACGCTTTCACACCATCATGAAAATATCCTTAAGCTTCATGGCCTTTCGTATTATCCTGAAAACTTAAAAGATGTCATAGATCTCACCCATCCTGATGATATAGAGTTTGTAATACAAGCAGAAAAGGTCCTTGTCAACAAAATCACAGAAATAGGTCTTGAGCATCAGCTCTACATCAAAGGCAGTTATTGTTTCAGGATGAAAACAGCAGAAGGAAATTATGAGCTGTTCCATCATCAGTCTGTTATTACGATGGAAGACGAAACCGGCATTCCTATCCAGGCAATAAACATCCATACCAATATTCATCATATCACCAAGGAAAATCCATATACCGTATTGGTTTCCGGGATAGGCCCCAGAAATGATTTTCACCAGGTGAAACTGGACTGCTTTTCCAAGCCGGAAAATTTTTCTGAACATTTAACGAAAAGAGAAATGGAAATTCTTGCCCTTATTACCAAAGGATATTCCGCACCGGAAATAGCCCAGGCATTAATTCTGTCTGAACATACAGTCCGTACCCACAGAAAAAACATCTTACGGAAAACCGATTCCAGAAACAGCAAAGAACTTGTAAAAAAGGCTTTTGAAAGAGGGCTTATCTGA
- the gap gene encoding type I glyceraldehyde-3-phosphate dehydrogenase, producing the protein MSTIKVGINGFGRIGRLVFRAMTERDNIEVVGINDLINAEYMAYMLKYDSVHGIFPGEVSVEGNDLVVNGKRIRVTAERDPNNLKWNEVGADYVVESTGLFLDKESASAHLNAGAKKVILSAPSKDDTPMFVMGVNHKELTDDIKILSNASCTTNCLAPLAKVIHDNFGIVEGLMTTVHATTATQKTVDGPSMKDWRGGRAALNNIIPSSTGAAKAVGKVIPSLNGKLTGMSFRVPTVDVSVVDLTVRLEKATSYDEICAALKAASEGELKGILGYTEDAVVSQDFVGDKRTSIFDKDAGIMLSPNFVKLVSWYDNEMGYSNKLVDMLVHAASL; encoded by the coding sequence ATGTCAACAATCAAAGTAGGTATCAACGGTTTTGGTAGAATTGGACGTCTTGTTTTCAGAGCAATGACTGAAAGAGATAACATTGAAGTAGTAGGAATCAATGACCTAATCAATGCAGAATACATGGCTTACATGTTAAAATATGATTCTGTACACGGTATCTTCCCGGGAGAGGTTTCTGTAGAAGGAAATGATCTTGTGGTAAACGGAAAAAGAATCAGAGTAACTGCTGAAAGAGACCCGAATAATCTAAAATGGAACGAAGTAGGTGCCGATTATGTGGTAGAATCTACAGGTTTATTCCTTGATAAAGAAAGTGCTTCTGCTCACTTAAATGCCGGTGCTAAAAAAGTAATCCTTTCTGCTCCATCTAAAGACGATACTCCAATGTTCGTAATGGGTGTGAACCACAAAGAACTTACTGACGATATCAAAATTTTATCAAATGCTTCTTGTACAACCAACTGTTTAGCTCCTTTAGCTAAAGTAATCCACGATAACTTCGGGATCGTTGAAGGTCTTATGACAACTGTACACGCTACAACAGCAACTCAGAAAACTGTTGACGGTCCTTCAATGAAAGACTGGAGAGGTGGAAGAGCTGCTCTTAACAACATTATCCCTTCTTCTACAGGTGCTGCTAAAGCGGTAGGAAAAGTAATCCCTTCCCTAAACGGAAAATTAACAGGTATGTCTTTCAGAGTACCAACTGTAGACGTTTCTGTAGTTGACCTTACAGTAAGATTAGAAAAAGCTACGTCTTACGATGAGATCTGTGCTGCTCTTAAAGCTGCTTCCGAAGGTGAATTGAAAGGAATCTTAGGATACACTGAAGATGCAGTGGTTTCCCAAGATTTCGTAGGAGATAAGAGAACTTCTATCTTCGATAAAGATGCCGGTATCATGCTTTCTCCAAACTTCGTAAAACTTGTTTCCTGGTATGACAACGAAATGGGTTACTCTAACAAGTTGGTAGATATGCTTGTACATGCTGCTTCTTTGTAA